Proteins encoded in a region of the bacterium genome:
- the allB gene encoding allantoinase AllB: MRADLAVAGGIVVLPWGEAPATVLIRDGRIAAIADLATSVAAAETIDARGRIVLPGLVDAHVHFNDPGRVDWEGVAAGSRAAAAGGVTTVVEMPLNAVPPTITADALSAKRTVFAGRCAVDYALWGGVVTDNTAELDALLDGGVVGLKAFMCDSGTEFARATDGVLLSGMRAAGRRGVPVAVHCESEELTAYLAAALRGADRRDLAAYAASRPPLAETEAVARALRLGDAAACTVYAVHLSTPEAVDLVAGARRAGRPAYAETCPHYLALDEDDLRLGPVAKCAPPLRPRALVDALWSRLLRGEVDVIASDHSPCPSAMKDVNDAWRAWGGITGVQTMLPVLIDEGVHRRGLSFGALAQLTAEAPARILGLAPHKGAITPGADADLVVVDPDREWTVTREALLSRHPHSPFLGRRLRGAVERTIVRGVTVNLDGEPVGPEGWGSEVGSATPPRNHSA, from the coding sequence ATGCGCGCGGACCTCGCCGTCGCCGGCGGCATCGTGGTGCTGCCGTGGGGGGAGGCCCCGGCCACGGTCCTCATTCGCGACGGTCGGATCGCGGCGATCGCCGACCTCGCGACCAGTGTGGCGGCGGCCGAGACCATCGATGCGCGCGGGCGCATCGTGCTCCCAGGCCTGGTCGATGCGCACGTCCACTTCAACGACCCTGGGCGGGTCGACTGGGAAGGGGTCGCCGCAGGGTCGCGCGCGGCTGCGGCCGGCGGCGTGACGACCGTCGTGGAAATGCCGCTCAACGCGGTCCCGCCGACCATCACGGCGGACGCGCTTTCCGCGAAGCGCACGGTGTTTGCGGGACGGTGCGCCGTGGACTACGCGCTCTGGGGCGGCGTGGTGACGGACAACACTGCCGAGCTGGACGCACTCCTCGATGGAGGCGTGGTCGGGCTCAAAGCGTTCATGTGCGACAGCGGCACCGAGTTCGCCCGGGCCACGGACGGCGTGCTGTTGTCGGGGATGCGCGCGGCCGGGCGCCGCGGTGTGCCCGTGGCGGTGCACTGCGAGAGCGAGGAGCTGACGGCGTACTTGGCCGCGGCGCTCCGAGGCGCCGACCGCCGCGACCTGGCCGCGTACGCCGCGTCGCGACCGCCCCTGGCGGAGACCGAGGCGGTGGCGCGGGCGCTGCGGTTGGGAGATGCGGCGGCGTGCACGGTATATGCGGTGCACCTCTCGACCCCAGAGGCGGTAGACCTCGTCGCCGGCGCGCGCCGCGCCGGCCGGCCCGCGTACGCGGAGACGTGCCCGCACTATCTCGCGCTTGACGAGGACGACCTTCGCCTGGGGCCCGTGGCCAAGTGCGCGCCGCCCCTCCGACCGCGTGCGCTCGTCGACGCGCTGTGGTCGCGTCTGCTGCGGGGAGAGGTGGACGTCATCGCGTCGGACCACTCGCCGTGCCCCTCGGCCATGAAGGACGTCAACGACGCGTGGCGTGCATGGGGCGGCATCACCGGGGTGCAGACGATGCTGCCCGTGCTCATCGACGAAGGCGTGCACCGGCGCGGCCTGTCCTTCGGCGCGCTGGCGCAGCTGACTGCGGAGGCCCCGGCGCGAATCCTCGGGTTGGCGCCGCACAAGGGCGCGATTACGCCCGGAGCCGACGCGGATCTCGTGGTCGTGGATCCGGATCGCGAGTGGACCGTCACCCGCGAGGCGCTGTTGTCGAGGCATCCCCACAGCCCGTTTCTTGGGCGACGGCTGCGCGGGGCCGTGGAGCGAACGATTGTCAGAGGTGTGACGGTCAACTTGGACGGCGAGCCCGTCGGGCCGGAAGGGTGGGGGAGCGAAGTCGGCTCCGCGACACCGCCTCGAAACCACAGCGCGTAG
- the chrA gene encoding chromate efflux transporter: protein MSDHVAGGSEHRASPAREVFVSFLRLGVTSFGGPIAHLGYYNEEFVRRRRWLDESTFAQIVALCQFLPGPASSQVAIIIGLTRAGVLGAALAWIAFTLPSAVALVAFAIGIARIPGVTEAPWIHGLLIAAVAIVALAVSNMYRSLCPDVPRKVVACAAAALILLLPANGLVQLAVIVLGALYGRVFLTPADKATQQLPVSGNRVAAVASGAAFVALLVGFPIAQRFVAPGWLSVFGAFYESGALVFGGGHVVLPLLQARVVPPGWVSPGTFLAGYGAAQAVPGPLFTFAAYLGAAMHGPVGGVGGAALTLFAIYLPSFLLIAAILPFWNSLMRNRSVVAAVQGVNAAVVGVLLAALYQPVWVTAVHAPADVTLVLLAFLLLDVLKAAPWLVVVASAAAAEVLHVL, encoded by the coding sequence ATGAGCGACCACGTGGCGGGTGGCAGCGAGCATCGGGCCTCTCCCGCACGAGAGGTGTTCGTCTCCTTCCTCCGGCTGGGCGTCACGTCGTTCGGCGGACCGATCGCGCACCTCGGCTACTACAACGAAGAGTTCGTCCGTCGCCGCCGGTGGCTCGACGAGAGCACGTTTGCGCAGATCGTCGCGCTCTGCCAGTTTCTTCCAGGGCCGGCGAGCAGCCAAGTCGCTATCATCATCGGCCTCACGCGGGCGGGGGTCTTGGGGGCGGCCCTGGCGTGGATCGCGTTCACGCTGCCGTCGGCCGTGGCGCTCGTGGCGTTCGCGATCGGCATCGCACGCATCCCCGGCGTCACGGAGGCGCCGTGGATTCACGGTCTCCTGATCGCCGCGGTCGCGATCGTGGCCCTCGCAGTGTCCAACATGTATCGGTCGCTGTGTCCGGACGTACCGCGCAAGGTCGTCGCATGTGCCGCCGCGGCGCTGATTCTCCTCTTGCCGGCGAACGGCCTCGTGCAGCTCGCGGTCATCGTGCTCGGCGCGCTGTACGGCCGGGTGTTCCTGACGCCGGCGGACAAGGCGACACAACAACTGCCCGTCTCGGGGAACCGCGTCGCGGCGGTCGCGTCCGGAGCGGCCTTCGTCGCCTTGCTCGTTGGGTTCCCGATCGCACAGCGCTTCGTCGCGCCTGGTTGGCTCAGCGTGTTCGGGGCCTTCTACGAGTCCGGCGCGCTCGTGTTCGGCGGAGGGCACGTGGTGCTGCCGCTCCTCCAAGCGCGCGTCGTGCCCCCAGGCTGGGTCAGCCCGGGGACGTTTCTCGCGGGGTACGGCGCGGCGCAGGCGGTCCCCGGCCCGCTGTTCACGTTCGCGGCCTACCTGGGCGCCGCGATGCACGGCCCGGTCGGCGGCGTCGGCGGGGCCGCACTCACGCTGTTCGCGATCTATCTCCCGTCGTTCTTGCTCATCGCCGCCATTCTGCCGTTCTGGAACAGTCTGATGCGCAACCGGTCGGTCGTGGCCGCGGTGCAGGGGGTCAACGCCGCGGTGGTGGGAGTGCTGCTCGCGGCGCTCTACCAGCCGGTGTGGGTGACGGCAGTACACGCCCCGGCGGACGTGACGCTGGTGCTCCTCGCCTTCCTACTGCTTGATGTCTTAAAGGCCGCGCCGTGGCTGGTCGTCGTCGCGTCGGCCGCCGCCGCCGAAGTGTTGCACGTGCTCTAG
- a CDS encoding ABC transporter permease: MSLLPAAVFAAAVRAGTPVLFATLGEIFAERSGVLNLGVEGMMLVGALAGFVTTAETGNPWLGLLAAGAAGGVLSVVHAVLSVTLRANQVASGLALTIFGTGLSASLGKSFVGVPAAGFVLAPVPGLERLPFVGPVLFRQDPLVYLSYALVPLAWYALYRTRWGLNVRAVGENPEAADAMGIDIARVRYACVVIGGVLAGFGGAFLSTAYTSMWIENMTAGRGWIAVALVIFATWDPLRAVVGAYLFGGVNALQLHLQASGTGLPVYLMLMAPYVFTIVVLVFATRETARRRLGAPAALSVSYSRTG; encoded by the coding sequence GTGAGCCTGCTGCCGGCCGCGGTATTCGCGGCCGCCGTGCGCGCCGGCACGCCGGTGCTGTTCGCTACGCTGGGAGAGATCTTCGCCGAGCGGTCCGGCGTGCTCAACCTCGGCGTCGAGGGGATGATGCTCGTCGGGGCGCTCGCGGGGTTCGTGACCACGGCGGAGACGGGCAACCCCTGGCTGGGGTTGCTTGCGGCGGGAGCGGCCGGCGGGGTCCTCAGCGTGGTGCACGCGGTGCTCAGCGTGACCCTGCGGGCCAACCAGGTCGCGAGCGGCCTCGCACTGACGATCTTCGGAACCGGGCTGTCCGCGTCCCTTGGGAAGTCGTTCGTCGGTGTGCCGGCCGCGGGGTTTGTTCTGGCGCCCGTCCCCGGGCTCGAGCGACTGCCGTTCGTGGGGCCGGTGCTGTTCCGCCAGGACCCGCTCGTGTACCTCAGCTACGCGCTGGTCCCGCTGGCATGGTACGCCCTGTACCGGACCCGGTGGGGGCTCAACGTCCGCGCGGTCGGGGAGAACCCCGAGGCGGCCGACGCGATGGGGATCGACATCGCGCGCGTCCGCTACGCTTGCGTCGTGATCGGCGGCGTGCTCGCCGGGTTCGGGGGGGCGTTTCTGTCGACAGCGTACACGAGCATGTGGATCGAGAACATGACGGCCGGCCGCGGCTGGATCGCGGTGGCGCTCGTGATCTTCGCCACGTGGGATCCGCTCCGTGCCGTCGTGGGCGCGTACCTGTTCGGCGGCGTGAACGCGCTGCAACTCCACCTGCAGGCGAGCGGGACCGGGCTTCCCGTGTACCTGATGTTGATGGCGCCCTACGTCTTCACGATCGTGGTCCTCGTGTTCGCCACGCGCGAAACGGCGCGGCGGCGGCTCGGCGCCCCCGCCGCCCTCAGCGTCTCGTACAGCCGGACGGGATGA
- a CDS encoding VOC family protein → MTTVNVRYMVHDVNAAVAFYTTHLGFTLLSSAAPAFADVSRGDLRLLLSGPTSSAGRSMPDGRRPEAGGWNRVQFVVDDIAGEVARLRAAGVEFRNEIVTGPGGSQILLNDPSGNVVELFQPARRVPA, encoded by the coding sequence ATGACCACGGTCAACGTCCGCTACATGGTCCACGACGTTAACGCCGCCGTCGCATTTTACACCACGCACCTCGGATTCACCCTGCTGTCCAGCGCGGCGCCGGCGTTTGCGGATGTTTCGCGGGGCGACCTGAGGCTGCTGCTCAGCGGGCCGACCAGTTCGGCGGGGCGGTCAATGCCAGACGGGCGCCGTCCCGAGGCGGGTGGGTGGAATCGCGTGCAATTCGTGGTCGACGACATCGCCGGCGAAGTCGCCAGGCTCCGAGCCGCCGGGGTGGAGTTCCGCAACGAGATCGTGACCGGCCCCGGCGGCTCGCAGATCCTGCTGAACGATCCGTCCGGCAACGTGGTCGAACTTTTCCAGCCGGCCCGCCGGGTCCCGGCATGA
- a CDS encoding helix-turn-helix transcriptional regulator: MLHRAAQGPIYGVALLDELRQRGHAVGPGTLYPLLHELERGGFLARETRIVEGRARKYYRLTAGGARALADTRPRIRELVGELLETRDPARRPEPRRLVAARQRAGELIRPAVLRKRLAANTGERAPIVIDVRARDEYALGHIPDARHIPVDELAAHLRELPRGRLRVTYCNMQHRGTSRSERAAALLRACGQRAQALDGGLPAWVAAGYPVDRGLPA; this comes from the coding sequence GTGCTGCATCGTGCGGCACAGGGGCCGATTTATGGCGTGGCCCTGCTCGATGAACTCCGGCAGCGGGGGCACGCCGTCGGCCCCGGGACGCTCTACCCGCTGCTGCACGAACTGGAGCGGGGCGGCTTCTTGGCCCGCGAGACCCGCATCGTGGAAGGGCGGGCGCGAAAGTACTATCGCCTGACCGCCGGCGGCGCGCGCGCCCTGGCCGACACTCGTCCGAGGATCCGGGAGTTGGTCGGAGAGCTGCTCGAGACTCGCGACCCCGCGCGCCGTCCGGAGCCGCGGAGGCTCGTGGCGGCGAGGCAACGCGCGGGAGAGTTGATCCGGCCCGCGGTCCTGCGCAAGCGGTTGGCGGCCAACACCGGGGAACGGGCACCGATCGTCATCGATGTGCGCGCGCGCGACGAGTACGCGTTGGGCCACATTCCCGACGCGCGGCACATCCCGGTCGATGAACTCGCCGCCCATCTCCGCGAGCTTCCACGTGGGCGGCTGCGCGTCACCTACTGCAACATGCAGCACCGCGGCACGTCTCGCAGCGAGCGGGCCGCGGCGCTGCTCCGCGCGTGCGGCCAGCGGGCGCAGGCGCTGGACGGCGGCCTCCCGGCGTGGGTGGCGGCGGGGTATCCGGTTGACCGCGGACTGCCCGCGTGA
- a CDS encoding alanine--glyoxylate aminotransferase family protein, whose product MTSARPEYAALNPPARRLFGTGPTTPDPRVLRALGLPVLGQFDPAFTAIMNEVSELCRFVFRTGNARAFPVSGTSRAGLEAGLCSLIEPGDRVVVVVAGRFGELLAEISRRCGAEVVAVDTAWGRVTEPDAVRAALATGRPKVLALVHGDTSTGVLQPLPDLVRLAHDRGAVVLVDAVLTLGGVPVEADGWGLDVCVAGTQKCIGCPSGMAPLTYTAAVEEMIAARRRPVQSSYLDLGQIQAYWGPDRLNHHTLPTSMTYGLREALRLIYEEGLEARWERHRRTGAALHAGIEAMGLRLFGDPAHRLPMLAIVEVPDGVSEPGVRDALLRRHHIEIMAAFGPLRGRAWRIGFMAYNAEVRNVVEFLGAFEDVLTNAGVRVPRGAGPGAAERAGGT is encoded by the coding sequence GTGACGAGCGCGCGCCCCGAGTACGCGGCCCTCAATCCCCCGGCGCGGCGCCTGTTCGGCACCGGTCCAACGACCCCCGACCCGCGCGTGCTGCGCGCGCTCGGCCTGCCGGTCCTCGGTCAGTTCGACCCGGCATTCACCGCGATCATGAACGAGGTGAGCGAGCTCTGCCGGTTCGTCTTCCGAACCGGCAACGCGCGAGCGTTCCCGGTCTCCGGGACCTCCCGCGCGGGCCTTGAGGCCGGCCTGTGCAGCCTGATCGAGCCCGGCGACCGCGTCGTCGTCGTGGTGGCGGGGCGGTTTGGCGAACTGCTCGCCGAGATCTCCCGCCGGTGCGGCGCCGAGGTCGTCGCCGTCGACACCGCGTGGGGCCGGGTCACCGAACCCGACGCGGTGCGCGCCGCGCTCGCCACAGGCCGGCCGAAGGTGCTCGCCCTCGTCCACGGCGACACCTCGACCGGGGTGCTGCAGCCGCTCCCGGATCTCGTCCGGCTGGCGCACGACCGCGGCGCGGTCGTGCTCGTGGACGCGGTCCTCACGCTCGGCGGGGTGCCGGTCGAGGCGGACGGCTGGGGCCTCGACGTGTGCGTGGCGGGGACGCAGAAGTGCATCGGGTGCCCGTCCGGCATGGCGCCGCTGACCTACACCGCGGCGGTCGAGGAGATGATCGCGGCCCGGCGGCGTCCGGTGCAGAGCAGCTACCTCGATCTGGGACAGATCCAGGCGTACTGGGGACCCGACCGGCTCAACCACCACACGCTCCCGACGAGCATGACGTACGGGCTGCGCGAGGCGCTGCGCTTGATCTACGAGGAAGGACTGGAGGCACGCTGGGAGCGGCACCGCCGGACCGGGGCGGCCCTGCATGCGGGCATCGAGGCGATGGGGCTGCGGCTGTTCGGCGATCCCGCCCACCGGCTCCCCATGCTGGCCATCGTCGAGGTGCCGGACGGGGTGTCCGAGCCCGGCGTCCGCGACGCGCTGTTGCGGCGCCACCACATCGAGATCATGGCCGCGTTCGGTCCGCTGCGAGGCCGCGCGTGGCGCATCGGGTTCATGGCGTACAACGCCGAAGTGCGAAACGTGGTCGAGTTTCTCGGCGCGTTCGAGGACGTGCTCACGAACGCCGGCGTGCGTGTTCCCCGCGGGGCCGGCCCGGGCGCCGCCGAGCGCGCGGGGGGGACGTAG